TTCACTAAAAGAAAAAGCGATGTTTAATATATTCATGAAACGGCCGGTCTTTGCGATAGTGATATCCCTTGTCATTATCTTCATGGGCGTCCTGGCCATCAATACCCTGCCTACCTCACAGTTCCCCTCCATCGCACCGCCGAGGGTGATCGTGAGCGTAGCCTATCCGGGGGCCAGTGCAGACGTACTGGTAAAATCGGTGCTCATCCCGCTGGAAAAGTCGGTCAACGGCGTTCCCGGCATGAAGTACATGACCTCCGACGCCACCAGCGCCGGTGAAGCCAATATACAAGTGGTCTTCGACCTGGGTACTGATCCCAATCAGGCCGTGGTAAATGTAAAAAACCGTATCGAACAGGTGACCAACCGTCTGCCTGAACTGGTACAACGCGAAGGTATCGTGGTAAACATCCTTCAGCCCAACATGCTGATGTATGTGAACGTATACAGTAAAGATCCTAAAGCGGACGAAAACTTTCTGTACAACTACTCCAACGTAAACATCCTCCGCGAACTGAGCAGGGTGAAAGGTATCGGTAACGCACAAATCCTCGGCAGCCGCCAGTATGCCATGCGTATCTGGCTGAAGCCTGACAGGATGCGGGCCTACAACGTATCCACCGACGAGGTGATGGAAGCACTGGGCAGCCAGAGCGTGATCGGCTCTCCCGGCCGCCTCGGACGCAGCGACGGTAAACGCTCTGAAGCCCTCGAATACGTGCTCACCTACCAGGGTAGATATAATCAGCCCGAACAATACAAGGACGTGATCATCCGCGCCAACGCGAACGGTGAGCTCCTTCACCTGAAAGACATTGCGGACGTGGAACTGGGCAGCGAATTTTATGATATCTATTCCAACCTGAACAACCATCCCTCCGCGGCCATTGTACTGAAACAAACCTACGGCAGTAACGCCAGCGACGTAATCAAGGAAGTGAAAGCCAAACTGGAAGAGATGAAAGCCGATTTCCCTCCGGGCATGGACTACCAGATCAGCTATGACGTGTCCACGTTCCTGGACGCCTCCATCGAAAAGGTAGTGCACACGCTCGGTGAAGCCTTCGTACTGGTAGCTATCGTGGTGTTCCTGTTCCTGGGCGACTGGCGCTCTACGCTCATTCCCACCCTGGCGGTGCCCGTATCACTGGTGGGCGCCTTCTTCTTTATGCAGGTCTTCGGTCTCACGATCAACCTCATCACCCTGTTCGCCCTCGTACTGGCTATCGGTATCGTGGTGGACAACGCCATCGTGGTGATTGAAGCGGTACACGCAAAAATGGAAGAAGAACACCTCTCCCCTTATGCGGCCACTAAAAAAGTATTGCATGAGATCAGCGGCGCTATCGTGGCCATCACCTTTGTAATGGCAGCAGTGTTCATCCCGGTATCGTTCATGCCCGGACCCGTAGGTATTTTCTACCGGCAGTTCGCTATCACTATGGCCACGTCCATCGTGCTTTCCGGCGTGGTGGCACTCACGCTCACGCCTGTACTCTGCGCTATCCTGCTGAAAAACACGCACGGCCAGCCTAAGAAGAAAACACCCATCCAGTACGGCCTGGACGCCTTCAACAGAGGGTTTGAGAAACTCACCGGCCGCTACACCCGGCTGATGGAGAAAATCGTCAGCCGCAGGGTAGTCACCTTCGGCCTGCTGATCGCTTTCGGCGTGGGTATCTTCGGTGTCAGCGCAGTACTGCCTTCCGGCTTTATTCCCAGTGAAGACCAGGGCATGATCTACGCGATCATCCAAACGCCTCCCGGTTCCACACTGGAACGCACCAACGATCTTGCCAGAAAAGTACAGGAAATCGCCGAACATGTGGACGGCATCGAGTCCGTATCCGCGCTGGCAGGTTACGAAGTGCTCACGGAAGGCCGCGGCTCCAACGCCGGTACCTGTCTGATCAACCTCAAAGGCTGGTCAGAACGCAAACACTCCGTGAACCAGATCATCGCCGAACTGGAAGAGAAATGTAAGGAAATACCCGGCGCCACCATCGAGTTCTTCGGCCCTCCCGCCGTACCGGGTTATGGCGCTGCCGGCGGTTTCTCCCTCCGCCTGCTCGATAAAACCAACAGCGATGATTATAAAGAGATGGAGAAAGTGAACGATGAATTTATGGCCGCACTGAGAAAACGCAAGGAACTGACCGGCCTGTTCACCTTCTACAGCGCCAACTATCCGCAATATGAACTGCAGATAGACAATCAGGCCGCCATGCAGAAAGGCGTCTCCATCGGTAAAGCCATGGACAACCTCTCCATCCTCATCGGCAGTACCTACGAACTGGGTTTCATACGTTTCGGCAACTTCCTCAAAGTTTACGTACAGGCGGCACCGGAGTACCGCCGGCTGCCAGACGACCTGATGAACCTCTACGTAAAAAACAACCGTGACGAAATGGTGCCCTACTCCGCTTTCATGAGCATCAAAAAATCACACGGCCTCAATGAGATCACCCGGTACAATATGTACAATTCCTCTGCCATCCGCGGTGAGCCCGCAGCAGGCTACAGCAGCGGCGAGGCTATTAAAGTCATCCAGGAAGTGGCCGCCAAAACCCTGCCGCATGGCTATGGCATTGACTGGGAAGGTCTCTCCAAAGATGAAGCCGGCCGTGGCAACGAAGCGCTGTACATCTTCCTGATCGTATTGTTCTTTGTATACCTGATCCTGGCCGCACAATATGAAAGCTTCGTACTGCCGCTGGCGGTAGTGCTCTCCCTGCCGGCCGGTGTGTTTGGTTCCTTCCTGCTGATCAAAGTGATGGGACTTTCCAACGATATCTACGCACAGGTAGGGCTGATCATGCTGGTAGGCCTGCTGGGCAAAAACGCGGTACTGATCGTGGAATTTGCCGCACAGAAACACCGTGCAGGCGTGTCTGTATTTGATGCCGCCATCGAAGGCGCCAAAACCCGTTTCCGTCCCATTTTAATGACCTCCCTGGCATTTATCGCCGGTCTGATCCCGCTGATATTCGCCACCGGTCCGGGCGCCATCGGTAACCGCACCATCGGCGCGTCCTCCCTGGGAGGCATGCTGATAGGCACCATCTTCGGGGTCATCCTCATTCCGGGACTGTATTACATATTCGGCAGCATCGCCGCCAAACGCAAGCTGATCAAAGATGAAGATGAGAAACCGCTGACAGAACGCAAGATCCTCATCATGGAAGAAGACAGCTATCACTCAAGAAACTGATCATATGCCAGGAAAAAAATATCAATATATAGGACTCATCTGTTTCTCCCTCACCTATGCGGCCTGTAAGGTGCCGGAGCTGACGGGAAAGACAGCCAACAAACAGGTCCCTGACAGTTATAACAACTCGCAGGACAGCACCAACACCGCGCAGGTGAAATGGAAGGAGTATTTCACCGATCCTCACCTGGTGGCCCTGATTGACACAGCGCTGAAGAACAACCAGGAACTGAATATCACCTTACAGGAGATAGAAATCTCCCGTAATGAAGTAAGGGCCAGAAAAGGGGAATACCTGCCCTCTGTAGGCCTCAGGGCCGGCGCGGGCCTGGACAAGGTAGGCCGTTACACTAACATCGGCGCATCGGAAGAAAACACGGAAATCAAGCCAGGAAAGGAAATGCCCGACCCGCTGCCCGACTACCTGTTAGGGGTGTACGCCAACTGGGAAGTGGACATCTGGCATAAACTGCATAACGCTAAAAAAGCAGCCGTTGCCCGCTACCTCTCCACCGTGGAAGGCCGCAACTTCGTCATCACCAACCTGGTGGCCGAAGTGGCCAACTCCTACTACGAACTGCTGGCGCTGGACAACCAGCTGGAAATCGTGAAAAAGAATATGGCCATCCAGCAGAACGCGCTCGATATCGTGAAACTGGAAAAAGAAGCTACCCGTGTAACGGAGCTGGCTGTACGTAAATTTGAGGCCGAAGTGCTGAAAACACAAAGCCTGCAATACGATATCCAGCAGCAGATCACTGAAACAGAGAACAGGATCAACTTCCTGCTGGCACGGTACCCGCAGCCGGTGCCAAGAGATGGACAACATTTCGAGGAACTGGTGCCGGCTTCTATCCATGCCGGTCTGCCTTCGCAGCTGCTGGCCAACCGGCCCGATATCAAACAGGCGGAACTGGGACTGGCGGCAGCACAGCTGGACATCAAGGTGGCCAAAGCGCAGTTCTACCCGTCACTGGGCATCACCGCCTCTTTCGGTTATAACGCCTTTAATCCGGGCTACCTGCTGAGAACACCGGAATCCATGCTGTATTCCGTAGCCGGGGAACTGGTGGCACCGCTGGTCAACCGGAACGCGATAAAAGCCACTTACTACAGTGCCAATGCCAAACAACTGCAAGCGGTCTATAACTACGAACGCACGATCTTAAACGCCTATGTGGAAGTAGCCAACCAGCTGGCGAAGATCAACAACCTGGAAAAAAGCTACGACCTGAAGTCGAAGCAGGTGGCCGCGCTTACGCAGTCCATCACCATTTCCACCGACCTGTTCAAGTTCGCCCGTGCAGATTACATGGAAGTGCTGCTGACACAGCGCGACGCACTGGAGTCAAAATTTGAACTGATCGAAACCAAAAAACAACAGCTGAACGCCATGGTGAATATTTACCGCGCGCTCGGCGGTGGCTGGAACTAGTCAACCCACACCTGCAACACAAAAAGGCCCCGGAGAGCAGAATGCTTTCCGGGGCACTTTATTTACTGACGTTTCAGCCAAACAGACTGTTATTCCACATACTCAAAACTGGGCGCCGCATACAGGCCATTGCCCATCGGCACGTTCATCAGTCCCTGTGCCAGGTATTTCAGCTGGTACATGATCATCACCGCCTCTTCCAGCTTTTCCCGCTTCCCGTTTACCGTTTCATGTATCACCCGCAACATGTCGCAATAACGTTTATTGAACTGATGCATCATATTCCTCTCCTCTGTTCCTTCTTTGAAGTCACTCATTTTGATGTTCTCTTTGACATTATGCACCTGGTTCCAATCCACAGGGAACTTATCGCCCGTAGGGCCGCTTTTTGGTGTATCTGTAGGCTTGTAATATTGCTCCTTATAGATCTCATTAAAACGGAAATAGTGCGCATATTCCACATCTTCACCAAAAAGCTTGTGGTTATTATCTTCAATGGTACCATCTATTCCCTCGCCCTGTCCTACTATCTCAAAGATCGCTTCTTCCGCAGTTGCCTGATCGTATACTTCTATCAGGCCGCCGCCGCCCCCATAAAACTGCTCCGGCCTGATTTGCCGGGAACGGTCGCCGGTAAAAATGTTCCCCTGGGCCGCCAGCCTTTTAAGTCCATCTACAATCGCTTCATAAAACTGCCCGATGGACGCATAATGGTCGGGCTCTGGCCGAGCATCCTTTCCACCGGGCTTTTCTATTTTCAGAAATGTGTCAACCGCCGGGCGGGAGAATTTCTGCAGGCTCACCTTAAAAGCCTCATTACTGTGCGGCAGATAAGTAGGATACTTCGGAACAAAGTCCCGATGCGAGATAGCTGGCTTTCCACCGATAGCGTTCAGGATATTGCAGGCCAGTATCATGTGCAGCATCTCCTCCATTACTACCCCTTTTATGGCCCGGGCGGAGGCGTCGTTAGTGTTTTCCCGGATAGAGTACAAAGCAAACAGGTAAGGCGGAATAGTAGAATGTTCCAGCTCAATGGCCACTTGCAGATGTTCACGTAAACTTTTTATAGTAGTGATTTGGTTAAACCCCGTGAGGGTAGGTTCTCCGCTTCGCATCAACCGGTGACGGATGCCTGAAATGAGTTGATTGGTCTCCATATCAATGGTATTTAGATAAACAATTATTTAAGTGCCTTCAAAATGTTTTCTGCCGCTGCGAATGATAATGCCGCCAGCGTAAGCGTTGGGTTGGAAGTCCCCAGCGTGGCCATATTGCCCGCTCCTACCAGGTAGAGGTTTTGATGGTCCCATGCCTGCTGTTTATCGTTCACCACGGAATTTTCCTTGGTGGTGCCCATGCAATGCGTACCCACCACATGTCCTGCGCCCCGGAAAACGTATCCCTGTTTATCAAAGGTCGTGTAGTCAGGCTCGTTAGACGGATAGTTGGTATAATCCTGCACGCCCATGCCGGCAAAAATCTGGTCAGACACCGACTTGGAGGCTTTGAACGCCTTCAGCGTATAGTCATCCACGTTATAAGTGATGACCGGTCTGTAGTTGCCGATGTTGTCCAGGTAATTCTTATCAATGGTGACACGGTTGGCTTTTTCCGGCAACTGCTCACATTCAAAATGTAGCAGTAACTGCCTGGACAACTGGTCACCAATGTGCTTCCGCAGGTCTTTACCATACAAGTTGAGCGTGGACACGGCATGGTCAAGGTCCGTGTCAGGAGAACCGGTAGGCCATCCCCAACCCCAGTTGTCAATAGGTGATATCCAGGCAGCATGATCTTTTCTGAATTTACCGTCCCGGAAAGTAGGAATGTTGGTAGTGGAGCCGGGGCCTCTGAAAGGATATACTTTGTCTTTCATCAGTCCCCAGGTAAGCAATACGGCATGGTCCATCAGGTTACATCCTACCACTTTGCTGTTTTTGCAAGCTTCTGACGCCAGCAGTATTTTGGCATTTTCGATGGCATTGGCTGCCAGCACATAAATCTTGCCTTTGGCCACACCCTCTGTATAGTTCTTACTGTCAGGATGCTCATATTTTTTATACGCTACGCCCGTGATGTTGCCGGTGCTGGTATCGATATTAATTTTTGTGGCCACTACCTGGCTAATGAGCGTCAGATGTTCTTTTTTAGCGCTCTTCAATGTTTTTAATGCATTGTATTTTGCCTGGACAGGGCAGATGGGCACACAACTGGCATTGCCCTCACAGCGCTGCCCGGCGTAAGGGTCCCAGATGGCGCCCACGGGAACGTACACATCGCTTTTTTTAGGGAAAGCCTGGAGCTCCAGCTTTTGTGTCGTCGTGTTCCATACGGTGGCAGCATGACGGTACTTTTCATTAGGCGTGGAATTTCTGCCTTGTGGCGTACTGGTACACCATGGGAGGTAGGTATCGCCATTCAGGGAAATTTCCAGGCCAGCCAGCCCTTCTATAAAGGATTTGTCAATATAGCTCTGGGGAATTTTATACATGGGAAATACATACTCTTTGCCAAAAAAATCATCCCCCACATTAGGATAACGCTGATCACTTACATCGCTGGCGACACCGATTTCCCGTTCAGCCATTTCGTAATAAGGTTTCAGATAGGCGTAATTGATAGGCCAGTCCACCGCCTGACCATATACGCTGCGCATTTTAAAATCATTGGGCAGCATACGCAGGCAGGTGCCCAGCCAGTGCAGGGTGGTGCCGCCAGCCGCACGGGCGTAATCGCTGGCAAAAGGCAACTTGCCTTTCTGCACAAAGTATCCTTTGTCCAGCGTACCGTTGATCTGCGCCATGTCCAGCACGTTGGGCGATTGTGCGTCTTTTACGTCCGGATAGGGCGCATTGGGCACTTTGGCCAGCGCCGTATAATACGACCGCATGTAATCCTGGTAATTTTTATACGCGCCTTCGGTATCGAAGGCCATTCCGGCTTCCAGACCGGCTTCCAGCAGCAATACCTGCTTACCGGCCTGTGTAAGGGTTTTGGCGACGATAGACCCGGCAATGCCGGAGCCTACGATGACTACATCATATTCTTTGTTTTCCATTGTTGTGGTGATTTTAGTAAGATGTATCCGTTTATACCTGATCGTTATTCCGGCAGTGGAGCTATGCTCCATGAAGCGAAGCCGGGCTGCCTGGAGCCTTCAGGATGGCTGCCCATGGCGTTCCATATCAGCCCCTGTTGATAAGCTTCCGGGGACACAAAGTGGTTTTCATTTCCTTTGTGGTCCTTGCCATACTTCGCCATCCATGCAGGCGGTAAGGGCAGCCACGCGCCCCAGTACCACATCTGGATGATATTACGGGTGAGAGGCCCGTATTTCAGGCTGGCGAGTAACTGCTGCCGGATCTCCCGGTCAAGCGCCGGTTCGTTGCCGCCCACAACATCTAAAATGACGGCTGTCCGGGTCAGATACTCATTGGTCATCTCCTCGCCGGTTATACGGCGAACGGTACTCAGATACGCATCCGCCATTCCGGTGGCTATCAGGGATATCCGCGGGTAGCCTGTGAGCGGTACTGAAATAGCGAGGAATTCATTCAGTCCTGCTGTTGTTTTGTCCATAAGCGATATTTATATAGGTGAGATATTCAGGCGGGAGCCAATAGTGCCGCCTTCAGGGCATGAGCTACCCTGCGGCTGCACGTCAGCAGCACATGACATAAAAGCAATAAAAAGGCATTGTTATTCGTCCGTCCATGCGTACGGAACAATCAACCGGAAAGATGCAGAAACAATGGGGCTGCGTGTATGTTTATTATGCATGAAAGAGGACCTCTTTCCTGCTTGAGTTTGACAGACATTTGAGGGTTGTGCATTTGAGGGATTCACCAGGAAATTTTAAAAGGGCTTCGTCAATGATCGGGCTATTGAGTCTTGATTAATGGCTATTATCCGGAATAGTAGTTCATTCTAAATATAGAATAAATTTTAAAAACAAAAAATTGATTTAAAAATAAATGTTAACATTCCTAACCATTTACAAAAAAAGCAAAGCCTGTGATGGTACACAGGCTTTTTTTTGGGCTTACTGCTGGTTTTACTAGGAGTGGTTTTTATTTTAATTTTTGAAAATACAGGTCAGACGATGGCTCCGCGCTACGCTGACCGCACATTCATTTGATTAATGAACAATTTCCACTTTGCTGGTCACTACCTCACGATTCTCGTCTTCTATGTCATAAAATGTCAGGATATATAATCCGGAAGGCAAATCTGCCTTTGATATCATGGTAATATTGCTGTTAATAATCCGGCTGTCCCTTTCGCGGCCGGCCACATCATGCATCACCATGCGCAGCTGATGATGTATGCCCACCAGTTCTATCCGGAAATTACCGTCATTGGGATTAGGCGATATATTGACCTGGATCAGCCATGGTACCGGCTTAATGGCGCTGTAAGATATTTTGCCGTCGCGACCGAATATTTTAAGCCGGTAGTAGGTCCAGTTGTCATACATGTCGTCGTCCCGGTAATAATAGTCCAGCGGACCGTTGCTGGTACCGTTCAGGCTATGTGGCGCAACGCTTGCCACGGTATAAAAACTGTCTTCGTTCTCCCGTCGCCGTTGTACTTCATAATGGTCCAGGTTCAGTTCTTTCGTCGAGCGCCAATGGGTGCCTACCCATTGAATGGTTTCCCGGTAAGCTTCAAAAAAGAGCGCCACGTCAGAAGTGAAATTCTTAAATGTCGCTACCGACAGGTATGTGTTGATTTCTCCACCATCACGGAAAGTACGGCCATTCAGGTAGGTATTCCGTTGCAGCGTGCCGCTGGTCAATGTTCCGGGAGTCCTCACACCGGAAGGTGCCACGGTGTCCCATCCGGCCCCGCTGTCATAGCGGGTGATATAACTGCTGTCGCGATTAAGCGAAAAATTACTGCCTTCATCTGCCGCCTGATGTTGTAACACTACGGTTACATTGTTCAGTGCGCCGGAGTCCTGTTTGATATGCCACGTTTTTAACACAAACCCGGATGCGTCCATATTCCCGGAAAGCGCGTAACGGTAAACGCTGTCAAACACCCTGGCCTGTATGGTTTTCGGTGTACTGCCATTGTTCCTCAATGCCATGGGCGAATAACTGCCGGTCGTGGTGCCAACAGGAAATACTACCATACTGTCCGCAGCGCCGATCTGTTCCCGGAACAGAAAACCGCCGCCCGGCTGGGAACCTGTTACGACAAAGGATTTGTCAGAATAACCGGTAATATCACCGGGATGACCATCCCCGACCACCAGGTTCCAACCGTTCAGCAGCAGGTGTCCCGTCTCAAAGTTGAGATGATAGCGCACTTTCAGGTCGCTTAAATCATCCAGGTAAACATCATTCACATTACCAATACTAAGGTTGGGAAAGCTCGCACCGGCGTTGGCGCTGGCGCTGTAGCCCCCGTAGATATGCTGTGCTCCGTTGTTAATACCTTTTACCTGCAGGAAGCGGAAGGTACCGCCCATATATTGCTGGTGAGTGTTGTTATATTCATTTTCGTCCGGTAAAACCGCCCCGTTGGCGTTTTCCCATTTATTCCCGTAGAAATTCACCACACTTCCTTTCAAAGAGCCAAAACGGCCATCATTTTTCACATCACTGAAGATGGCCACCGTATCCTGTGCATGCACGCTGATATCACCTCCCTGCGGCACATATACGCCTGTCTGCGCAACGCATACGTTCGCTCCTGTTAAGAGCCATACAACCATATGAATGATACTGTTACGCATCAGGGATTGATAATGGTTACATCGAAGGTGACGCTACCCAGCTTCTGGTTACCACTGGTACCTGCGCCGCTGTTGATAATATTGATGGTAACGGTGTTCACCGCGCTCACAAAGGCATAAGCGATGGCCAGTCCCTGTGGCAGTGCGCTCCGTGGGTTCACGATCACTGAGGCATTGAGATTGGCGCCGGTAACAGTTGCCGTTTTCGTAAGACTGACCGTGTTCGTGATATTAGTGACATTGTCTGACAATGAAAAATTGGATTTGATCATACTGCTCATGACGGTGCCACTGGCGCCCAGTTTGAAATTCCCCCCAACATCCAGTTTTGCTGCCGGAGCCGTATTAGCGACACCAACATTACCGCTTCCGTCTATCCGCATGGCCTCATTAGCAGCGGCGATACCACCGGTAATAAATATCAGGCTCTTATTATTGCTGGCGTTACCGATCACAAAATTATTCCCGGTAGCATATAAGTAAGCGGTATTGGTACTGCCGATGATCGTAGCATTGCTGTATCCTCCGGAGTTAATGCCCATGTCAATGAAGTTGTTGGAAGTGTTACCATTATTGGCATAAGCCACAACATCTGTCCGGGCACTCTGGCCTCCATGAAGATTCTGGATGCTAAGCTGCAAATTGCTGTTTACGTTGCCCTGCCCGCGTATGAGGTTATTAGAAGTAGATGTTCCACCGTCCACCAGGAGGCGTTCCGGGTTGGTAGCATTGAAGGCGCTGGAACCAATGCCTACACTGCCTGTGGCGCTGATGCGCATTTTCTCGGTATTGTTGGTGATAATTGGCAGGTCAAAATTGGTAGTGGTGCCGAGGTTCTGCAAAGCTGCTACTCCGTTGCCGCCCAGCAGCCA
The Chitinophaga varians genome window above contains:
- a CDS encoding efflux RND transporter permease subunit, which codes for MFNIFMKRPVFAIVISLVIIFMGVLAINTLPTSQFPSIAPPRVIVSVAYPGASADVLVKSVLIPLEKSVNGVPGMKYMTSDATSAGEANIQVVFDLGTDPNQAVVNVKNRIEQVTNRLPELVQREGIVVNILQPNMLMYVNVYSKDPKADENFLYNYSNVNILRELSRVKGIGNAQILGSRQYAMRIWLKPDRMRAYNVSTDEVMEALGSQSVIGSPGRLGRSDGKRSEALEYVLTYQGRYNQPEQYKDVIIRANANGELLHLKDIADVELGSEFYDIYSNLNNHPSAAIVLKQTYGSNASDVIKEVKAKLEEMKADFPPGMDYQISYDVSTFLDASIEKVVHTLGEAFVLVAIVVFLFLGDWRSTLIPTLAVPVSLVGAFFFMQVFGLTINLITLFALVLAIGIVVDNAIVVIEAVHAKMEEEHLSPYAATKKVLHEISGAIVAITFVMAAVFIPVSFMPGPVGIFYRQFAITMATSIVLSGVVALTLTPVLCAILLKNTHGQPKKKTPIQYGLDAFNRGFEKLTGRYTRLMEKIVSRRVVTFGLLIAFGVGIFGVSAVLPSGFIPSEDQGMIYAIIQTPPGSTLERTNDLARKVQEIAEHVDGIESVSALAGYEVLTEGRGSNAGTCLINLKGWSERKHSVNQIIAELEEKCKEIPGATIEFFGPPAVPGYGAAGGFSLRLLDKTNSDDYKEMEKVNDEFMAALRKRKELTGLFTFYSANYPQYELQIDNQAAMQKGVSIGKAMDNLSILIGSTYELGFIRFGNFLKVYVQAAPEYRRLPDDLMNLYVKNNRDEMVPYSAFMSIKKSHGLNEITRYNMYNSSAIRGEPAAGYSSGEAIKVIQEVAAKTLPHGYGIDWEGLSKDEAGRGNEALYIFLIVLFFVYLILAAQYESFVLPLAVVLSLPAGVFGSFLLIKVMGLSNDIYAQVGLIMLVGLLGKNAVLIVEFAAQKHRAGVSVFDAAIEGAKTRFRPILMTSLAFIAGLIPLIFATGPGAIGNRTIGASSLGGMLIGTIFGVILIPGLYYIFGSIAAKRKLIKDEDEKPLTERKILIMEEDSYHSRN
- a CDS encoding TolC family protein, with the translated sequence MPGKKYQYIGLICFSLTYAACKVPELTGKTANKQVPDSYNNSQDSTNTAQVKWKEYFTDPHLVALIDTALKNNQELNITLQEIEISRNEVRARKGEYLPSVGLRAGAGLDKVGRYTNIGASEENTEIKPGKEMPDPLPDYLLGVYANWEVDIWHKLHNAKKAAVARYLSTVEGRNFVITNLVAEVANSYYELLALDNQLEIVKKNMAIQQNALDIVKLEKEATRVTELAVRKFEAEVLKTQSLQYDIQQQITETENRINFLLARYPQPVPRDGQHFEELVPASIHAGLPSQLLANRPDIKQAELGLAAAQLDIKVAKAQFYPSLGITASFGYNAFNPGYLLRTPESMLYSVAGELVAPLVNRNAIKATYYSANAKQLQAVYNYERTILNAYVEVANQLAKINNLEKSYDLKSKQVAALTQSITISTDLFKFARADYMEVLLTQRDALESKFELIETKKQQLNAMVNIYRALGGGWN
- a CDS encoding ferritin-like domain-containing protein, which codes for METNQLISGIRHRLMRSGEPTLTGFNQITTIKSLREHLQVAIELEHSTIPPYLFALYSIRENTNDASARAIKGVVMEEMLHMILACNILNAIGGKPAISHRDFVPKYPTYLPHSNEAFKVSLQKFSRPAVDTFLKIEKPGGKDARPEPDHYASIGQFYEAIVDGLKRLAAQGNIFTGDRSRQIRPEQFYGGGGGLIEVYDQATAEEAIFEIVGQGEGIDGTIEDNNHKLFGEDVEYAHYFRFNEIYKEQYYKPTDTPKSGPTGDKFPVDWNQVHNVKENIKMSDFKEGTEERNMMHQFNKRYCDMLRVIHETVNGKREKLEEAVMIMYQLKYLAQGLMNVPMGNGLYAAPSFEYVE
- a CDS encoding GMC family oxidoreductase, whose amino-acid sequence is MENKEYDVVIVGSGIAGSIVAKTLTQAGKQVLLLEAGLEAGMAFDTEGAYKNYQDYMRSYYTALAKVPNAPYPDVKDAQSPNVLDMAQINGTLDKGYFVQKGKLPFASDYARAAGGTTLHWLGTCLRMLPNDFKMRSVYGQAVDWPINYAYLKPYYEMAEREIGVASDVSDQRYPNVGDDFFGKEYVFPMYKIPQSYIDKSFIEGLAGLEISLNGDTYLPWCTSTPQGRNSTPNEKYRHAATVWNTTTQKLELQAFPKKSDVYVPVGAIWDPYAGQRCEGNASCVPICPVQAKYNALKTLKSAKKEHLTLISQVVATKINIDTSTGNITGVAYKKYEHPDSKNYTEGVAKGKIYVLAANAIENAKILLASEACKNSKVVGCNLMDHAVLLTWGLMKDKVYPFRGPGSTTNIPTFRDGKFRKDHAAWISPIDNWGWGWPTGSPDTDLDHAVSTLNLYGKDLRKHIGDQLSRQLLLHFECEQLPEKANRVTIDKNYLDNIGNYRPVITYNVDDYTLKAFKASKSVSDQIFAGMGVQDYTNYPSNEPDYTTFDKQGYVFRGAGHVVGTHCMGTTKENSVVNDKQQAWDHQNLYLVGAGNMATLGTSNPTLTLAALSFAAAENILKALK
- a CDS encoding T9SS type A sorting domain-containing protein, which produces MRNSIIHMVVWLLTGANVCVAQTGVYVPQGGDISVHAQDTVAIFSDVKNDGRFGSLKGSVVNFYGNKWENANGAVLPDENEYNNTHQQYMGGTFRFLQVKGINNGAQHIYGGYSASANAGASFPNLSIGNVNDVYLDDLSDLKVRYHLNFETGHLLLNGWNLVVGDGHPGDITGYSDKSFVVTGSQPGGGFLFREQIGAADSMVVFPVGTTTGSYSPMALRNNGSTPKTIQARVFDSVYRYALSGNMDASGFVLKTWHIKQDSGALNNVTVVLQHQAADEGSNFSLNRDSSYITRYDSGAGWDTVAPSGVRTPGTLTSGTLQRNTYLNGRTFRDGGEINTYLSVATFKNFTSDVALFFEAYRETIQWVGTHWRSTKELNLDHYEVQRRRENEDSFYTVASVAPHSLNGTSNGPLDYYYRDDDMYDNWTYYRLKIFGRDGKISYSAIKPVPWLIQVNISPNPNDGNFRIELVGIHHQLRMVMHDVAGRERDSRIINSNITMISKADLPSGLYILTFYDIEDENREVVTSKVEIVH